The Zingiber officinale cultivar Zhangliang chromosome 10A, Zo_v1.1, whole genome shotgun sequence genome contains a region encoding:
- the LOC122027758 gene encoding protein COP1 SUPPRESSOR 2-like: MTRHMIDIPKSNQAMRAKNFRKRTLEPDPLVDDPDDDEEERRLALEEVKLLQKQREKKAGMPALTTAPQHSPTGHGAAFRKGSASSSGGSGGGSGDKGDGDGGKEDLVLQDTFAQETAVTIEDPNMLKYVEQELAKRRGKKIDSGEKEEKDPMDELYVVPEHLKVKKRNSEESSTQWTTGIAEIQLPIEYKLRNIEETEAAKKLLQEKRLVSKTKSELNIPSSYSADYFQRGRDYAENLRREHPELYKGRGAQLNEMDGKSTETNNSDAARRRQTATDEFMLERFRKRERNRVMRR; this comes from the exons ATGACACGGCACATGATAGACATTCCCAAATCAAATCAAGCCATGCGGGCTAAGAACTTCAGGAAGAGAACCCTAGAGCCAGACCCCCTCGTCGATGATCCCGATGACGACGAGGAGGAGCGCCG GTTGGCGTTGGAGGAGGTGAAGCTCCTCCAGAAGCAGCGGGAGAAGAAGGCAGGTATGCCAGCTCTGACCACTGCCCCACAGCACTCACCAACCGGCCACGGTGCCGCCTTCCGTAAGGGCTCCGCGAGCAGCAGTGGGGGAAGTGGCGGTGGCAGCGGCGACAAGGGCGATGGAGATGGCGGCAAGGAGGACCTCGTTCTGCAGGATACCTTTGCCCAGGAGACAGCTGTTACCATCGAGGATCCCAACAT GCTTAAGTACGTGGAGCAAGAACTGGCAAAGAGGCGTGGTAAGAAGATCGATTCAggtgagaaggaggagaaggatccGATGGATGAATTGTATGTTGTGCCCGAACATCTTAAG GTAAAGAAGAGAAATTCGGAAGAAAGCTCTACACAGTGGACAACCGGGATAGCTGAAATCCAGCTGCCAATAGA ATACAAGCTACGGAATATTGAAGAAACTGAGGCGGCCAAAAAGCTATTGCAAGAGAAGAGGCTTGTCAGTAAAACTAAATCAGAATTAAATATTCCTTCAAGTTATAGTGCAGATTACTTCCAACGTGGTCGGGATTATGCTGAAAATCTTCGGAGAG AGCATCCAGAGTTGTACAAAGGTCGAGGTGCCCAACTAAATGAAATGGATGGAAAATCAACAGAAACTAATAATTCAGATGCCGCAAGACGGAGGCAAACTGCTACTGATGAATTTATGCTTGAGCGATTTCGGAAACGAGAAAGAAATCGTGTTATGCGAAGATGA